AGGTCGACCGCGACTACGTCTTCTTGATGAGCTCGTACCTGATCGAGCCCGGCGCCTACACGCCGAAGGTCAACGAGATGCTCGACTTCAATCTCTGGGCCTTCAACTCGCGGGTTTTCCCCGGCATCGATCCGGTCGTCGCCGGCCAGGGCGAGAAGGTCAGGATCCGTTACGGCAACCTGACCATGACCAATCATCCCATCCACATCCACGGTCACTCCTTTCATGTCTCCGGCACCGACGGCGGCTGGGTCGACGAGCGCGCCTGGTGGCCGGAGGTGACCGTCGACTGCGCGGTCGGTCAGATGCGGGCGATCGAGTTCGTCGCCGAGAACCCCGGCGACTGGGCGATGCACTGCCACAAGTCGCACCACACGATGAACGCCATGGGTCATCAGGTGCGCACCTACATCGGCACCAACATGCGCGGCACGTCGAAGGCAATCGCCAAGCTCGCGCCGGGCTACATGCCGATGGGGACGAACGGCATGGCCGGCATGGCCGACATGGAGATGCCGCTGCCCGACAACACCTTGCCGATGATGACTGGCGACGGCCAGTTCGGGTCGGTCGAGATGGGCGGCATGTTCACCGTCCTCAAGGTGCGTCCCGGCCTCACCGCCGGCGATTACCGCGACCCCGGTCCCTACAAGAACCCGCCCGGCACCGTCGCCTACGAGTGGACGGGTGCACCGCCCCCCGAACCCGCCAACGCCCCGCCGTCGAAGAACGATCACGCCGGGTATTCCGTCGTCGATCCGCGCAAGTCGCGCCACGCCATGAACCACGATTGAGGAGATGAACATGACACCGAACATCGGATTTGTGGCGGCCGTCATCGCCTTGGTCGCCGCTGCGGCGGGACCGGCGAGTGCGCACGGCGATCATGAACACGGCCGCGAGACTTTCGCGGCCGGCGAGCCGGGCGATCCCGCGCGACCCGCGAAGGCCGTCGCGGTGACGCTGATGGAGAAGCCGGACGGCACGATGGTCATCTCGCCGGCGCGCCTCGAGGTGACGCTCGGCGAACAGGTCCGCTTCGAGGTGAAGAACGCCGGCAAGGTGACGCACGAGTTCATGCTCGACAGCGTCGCCCACAACGCCCGGCACAAGCTCGCCATGCAGAAGAACCCGGAAATGGAGCACGACGACCCCAACGGGAAGACGCTCGACCCCGGCGCTTCGACGCAGATCCTGTGGCGCTTCTCGAGACCGGGCTCGTTCGAGTTCGCCTGCCTGATCCCAGGCCATTACGAGGCTGGCATGCACGGCATCGTGACGGTGCGCCAATGAGCGGCCCCCTCTTGGCGAGAGCCCTGGTCGTCGGTGGCTTCGCCTGGCTCGCCGCCACCGCTCCTGCGGCCGCCCAGATCCATCCAATGACGTCCGGATCGATGTGGTTCTATTCGCCGAACCACCACTCGCCGTTCAACCAGTTCGCGGCGCCAGCCCAGACCAAGGCGCCGTCCGTCCGCCCCTGCGCTGGACACGCGGCGCCCGTCCGCCCGCTCAAGCGACCCTGCTGAACCCTCGGCATCGAAGGAGAACACCATGAACAAGACAGTCGCTATCGTCCTCGCGCTCCTGATACCCGCCTCGGCCGCCGTCGCGGCCGAGCCCTACAAGGGCGAGGTCAAAAAGGTCGACGCCGCCGCCGGAAAGGTCACGCTCACGCACGGCGCGATCAAGAAGTTCGACATGGAGGACGGCATGACGATGGTCTACCGCGTCCAGGATCCTTCGATGCTCAGCGGCCTCAAGGCCGGCGACCGGATCAGTTTCGACACCGACAAGATCAACGGCAAGTTCACGATCACCAAGATGGAGAAAGCAAAGTAGCGGTCATCGGAGCTGGAAGGAGCGACACCATGAGGAGCCGATCGTCCGCCACGATAGCTGCTTACCGCGTGGCACGCTTGGCCTTCGTGGCGTCGGGCCTCGCGGCGGGCGCCGACTCGGCGGCGCTTGCGGCGCTTCCTTCGGCTCGGCCGGCATCTTTTCGCGCCGATGTCTCACTCCTCGTGGTCAATCATCGACCCGGGCACCCGGCCGAAGCCGCGCCGGACCCACAAGGCGATCTACGTGCTCGGCAGGTCGCCGCGATCGAAAGCTACCTGCGTCACGCCTACACGATCTACCTCGGCCTGAAGGCGTGTGCGGAGCTACGGACCGAGCAGAACGATCCATCCTTCCTCTCGACCGTCGGTCTCGACGAGGCGCGTAAAGCCCTTCACGCCATCGACGGCGCGGCCTCGTCCGTCGGTGTCGACGTCGGCGCGCAGTGGGCGCAAGCCGCCCCGAAGGCCGTTGTGACCGCGGAAGCCCTCAAGCGGGAGCCGCACAAGGTGGTTGCGGTCTGCCAACGCATGGGCGGCATCTTTCGAAACGACGAGGCCAATCTCCAAAACCTGCTCGCTGCCGTCGGGTCGAAGCAGGTGCTGATCCCGAAAGATTTTTGAACCTACCCAGCGACTCGGCCACCCAGCAACGGACCCTTGAATGACATTGCTCCAGCATATCGAAGACGCCGCGTTGATGACGGCGGGCATGGCCTGGCAGACGGCCTGGAGCCTTGTGCTCGGCTTCTCGGTGTCGGCGCTTCTGCAGTCGACGGTGTCCTCGGCCGACATGCAGCGTGTGCTCGGCAAGGACGGCCCGAAGGAGATCGCGATTGCGACCGCCGCGGGCGCGGCTAGTTCCAGTTGCTCCTATGCGTCGGCGGCGATCATGCGGACGCTTTTCAAGAAGGGCGCTGCGCTCGCGACATCGCTCGCCTTCCTGTTCGCCTCGACCAACCTCGTCCTCGAACTCGGTCTGATCCTCCTCGTCCTGCTCGGCTGGCAGTTCATGCTCGGCCAATGGATCGGCGGCATCGTGCTCGTCGTCGTCATGAGCGCGATCGTCAAGGCAACGGCGCCGAAGGCGTTGGTCGAAGCTGCCCGCTCGCACGAGGAATCGAGCCACGGGCACCAGCACATGACGATGCAGGCGGAAGGCGACACCTGGTGGGCGCGCGCTTCCAATCCGAAGACCCGCATCCTCGTCGCGCAGAACTTCGCCATGGAATGGTCGATGCTCTGGAAGGACCTCGCGATCGGTTTCGTGGTCGGCGGCACGATCTCGGCGTTCGTGCCGGCGGCGTTTTGGAAGACGATCTTCCTGCAAGGCGCTTCGCCCTGGCTCGCCATCCCGGTCGACGCCCTTCTTGGACCGATCATCGCGGTCGTCACCTTTGTCTGCTCGGTCGGCAACATTCCGCTGGCCGCGATCCTGTGGGCGAGCGGAGCCGGCTTCGGCGGCGTCCTCGCCTTTATCTATGCCGATCTCATCGTCCTGCCGCTACTCGACACGTACCGGCGCTACTTCGGCTGGCGGATGGCGGCCTATATCGGGGTCGTGTTGTTCGTGACGATGGTGATCTCGGGCATCGTCGTCGAGACGGGGTTCCTGGCCCTTGGATTGGTGCCGCCCGCAGCGCACGGGGTGAAGGAGCACATCACCCACTTTGGCATCGACTACACGTTCTGGCTGAACCTTGCCTTCGGCAGCCTCGCGGCGTGGCTCTTTTGGCTCAACCACCGCAACCCGATGCACCACGGCGGCCACGATTGCTGCTGACGCG
This Beijerinckiaceae bacterium RH AL1 DNA region includes the following protein-coding sequences:
- a CDS encoding exported protein of unknown function (ID:RHAL1_00307;~source:Prodigal:2.6); translation: MSGPLLARALVVGGFAWLAATAPAAAQIHPMTSGSMWFYSPNHHSPFNQFAAPAQTKAPSVRPCAGHAAPVRPLKRPC
- a CDS encoding RND transporter (ID:RHAL1_00308;~source:Prodigal:2.6), whose amino-acid sequence is MNKTVAIVLALLIPASAAVAAEPYKGEVKKVDAAAGKVTLTHGAIKKFDMEDGMTMVYRVQDPSMLSGLKAGDRISFDTDKINGKFTITKMEKAK
- a CDS encoding exported protein of unknown function (ID:RHAL1_00309;~source:Prodigal:2.6), with amino-acid sequence MRSRSSATIAAYRVARLAFVASGLAAGADSAALAALPSARPASFRADVSLLVVNHRPGHPAEAAPDPQGDLRARQVAAIESYLRHAYTIYLGLKACAELRTEQNDPSFLSTVGLDEARKALHAIDGAASSVGVDVGAQWAQAAPKAVVTAEALKREPHKVVAVCQRMGGIFRNDEANLQNLLAAVGSKQVLIPKDF
- a CDS encoding Copper resistance protein (ID:RHAL1_00306;~source:Prodigal:2.6), whose amino-acid sequence is MTPNIGFVAAVIALVAAAAGPASAHGDHEHGRETFAAGEPGDPARPAKAVAVTLMEKPDGTMVISPARLEVTLGEQVRFEVKNAGKVTHEFMLDSVAHNARHKLAMQKNPEMEHDDPNGKTLDPGASTQILWRFSRPGSFEFACLIPGHYEAGMHGIVTVRQ
- a CDS encoding Multicopper oxidase type 3 (ID:RHAL1_00305;~source:Prodigal:2.6); translated protein: MTSFERPTRRNILAGGGLALVSAAAVSGRAQAAAIPEAPIMRESGMQPPLHPHAGPDYNPVATLNGWTLPFRMNGDWKEFHLLAEPVRREMSPGMVANLWGYNGQSPGPTIEAVEGDKVRIFVTNHLPEHTTVHWHGMHIVNGMDGVVGLTQPGIEPGKTFVYEFQLPRSGTFMYHPHADEMTQMAMGMMGFFVVHPKDPSFRKVDRDYVFLMSSYLIEPGAYTPKVNEMLDFNLWAFNSRVFPGIDPVVAGQGEKVRIRYGNLTMTNHPIHIHGHSFHVSGTDGGWVDERAWWPEVTVDCAVGQMRAIEFVAENPGDWAMHCHKSHHTMNAMGHQVRTYIGTNMRGTSKAIAKLAPGYMPMGTNGMAGMADMEMPLPDNTLPMMTGDGQFGSVEMGGMFTVLKVRPGLTAGDYRDPGPYKNPPGTVAYEWTGAPPPEPANAPPSKNDHAGYSVVDPRKSRHAMNHD
- a CDS encoding hypothetical protein (ID:RHAL1_00310;~conserved membrane protein of unknown function;~source:Prodigal:2.6); this translates as MTLLQHIEDAALMTAGMAWQTAWSLVLGFSVSALLQSTVSSADMQRVLGKDGPKEIAIATAAGAASSSCSYASAAIMRTLFKKGAALATSLAFLFASTNLVLELGLILLVLLGWQFMLGQWIGGIVLVVVMSAIVKATAPKALVEAARSHEESSHGHQHMTMQAEGDTWWARASNPKTRILVAQNFAMEWSMLWKDLAIGFVVGGTISAFVPAAFWKTIFLQGASPWLAIPVDALLGPIIAVVTFVCSVGNIPLAAILWASGAGFGGVLAFIYADLIVLPLLDTYRRYFGWRMAAYIGVVLFVTMVISGIVVETGFLALGLVPPAAHGVKEHITHFGIDYTFWLNLAFGSLAAWLFWLNHRNPMHHGGHDCC